The Tenrec ecaudatus isolate mTenEca1 chromosome 6, mTenEca1.hap1, whole genome shotgun sequence genome has a window encoding:
- the TNFRSF13C gene encoding tumor necrosis factor receptor superfamily member 13C, producing MSLEAKSIPSDTLDTDRTDLADEGPQDSLVSHECLLVGLHTGHSPLFDQEEWWTAGRTQLRSLGHSRHGTMARGGAGSFGGRDGPAPTQCGEAQCFDLLVRVCVACKLFRTPKPNPAAGVSSPASGTALQPQESVGAGTGPPGALPLPALLVGAPALLALALALALLCWVHWRRRRARPASPGSQAGDWNEPLDHVVVLSPGPTNATAPVWPPPEDPATTPPGHSVPVPATELGSTELVTTKTAGPEQL from the exons ATGAGTTTAGAAGCCAAGAGCATTCCCTCAGATACCCTGGACACCGACCGCACAG ATCTGGCCGATGAGGGGCCCCAGGATTCACTTGTGTCCCATGAGTGCCTGCTTGTAGGCCTACACACTGGCCACTCGCCTCTCTTTGACCAAGAGGAATGGTGGACG GCCGGCCGGACCCAGCTGCGTTCCTTGGGGCACTCGCGGCACGGCACGATGGCACGAGGAGGAGCAGGGAGCTTCGGGGGCCGAGACGGCCCCGCGCCCACCCAGTGCGGCGAGGCCCAGTGCTTCGACTTGCTGGTCCGAGTCTGTGTGGCCTGCAAGCTCTTCCGGACCCCCAAGCCCAACCCGG CGGCCGGAGTGAGCAGCCCGGCGTCCGGGACAGCGCTGCAACCCCAGGAGTCGGTGGGCGCGGGCACCGGACCCCCGGGGGCGCTGCCGCTGCCCGCGCTGCTCGTCGGAGCCCCGGCGCTGCTGGCGCTGGCGCTGGCGCTGGCGCTGCTGTGCTGGGTGCACTGGAGGCGGCGGCGCGCCAGGCCCGCGTCCCCGGGGAGCCAGGCGGGCGACTGGAACG agcccCTGGACCATGTCGTCGTTCTCTCCCCTGGACCCACCAACGCCACAGCTCCTGTTTGGCCTCCACCTGAAGACCCAGCCACCACCCCACCTGGCCACAGTGTCCCTGTGCCAGCCACAGAGCTGGGCTCCACTGAGCTGGTGACCACCAAGACAGCCGGCCCTGAGCAGCTGTAG
- the CENPM gene encoding centromere protein M isoform X2, with protein MLREDCPSQLMIHLARSLPLPSNVTRPRIDLVVFVVNLHNKYSLQNVQESLCHVDANFFLGKVCFLATGASQESQCSIHHNTVLKLAHAYRSPLFFCDLTTKDFQFSVAQRLVRMLQVCAGHIPGVSSLNLLSLMKTSEIPSLEDL; from the exons ATGCTCCGAGAGGATTGCCCCTCCCAGCTGATGAT ccaCTTGGCAaggtccctccccctgccctccaaTGTGACTCGGCCTCGAATTGACCTGGTCGTGTTTGTGGTGAACCTTCACAACAAGTACAG CCTCCAGAATGTGCAGGAGTCCCTGTGTCACGTGGACGCCAACTTCTTCCTGGGGAAGGTGTGCTTCCTGGCCACTGGTG CCAGCCAGGAGAGCCAGTGCAGCATCCACCACAACACTGTCCTGAAGCTGGCCCATGCCTACCGAAGCCCCCTGTTCTTCTGTGACCTGACG ACGAAAGACTTCCAGTTCAGCGTGGCACAGCGCTTGGTTCGGATGCTGCAGGTCTGCGCTGGCCACATTCCTGGCGTCTCATCCCTGAACCTGCTGTCGCTGATGAAGACCTCCGAgatcccctccctggaggacctaTGA
- the CENPM gene encoding centromere protein M isoform X1, which yields MSVLRPLNQLPVLNTATILLVSTEDALLQQLADSMLREDCPSQLMIHLARSLPLPSNVTRPRIDLVVFVVNLHNKYSLQNVQESLCHVDANFFLGKVCFLATGASQESQCSIHHNTVLKLAHAYRSPLFFCDLTTKDFQFSVAQRLVRMLQVCAGHIPGVSSLNLLSLMKTSEIPSLEDL from the exons ATGTCAGTGTTGAGGCCGCTAAACCAGCTGCCGGTCCTGAACACGGCCACCATCTTG ctggTGAGCACAGAGGATGCCCTTCTGCAGCAGCTGGCGGACTCCATGCTCCGAGAGGATTGCCCCTCCCAGCTGATGAT ccaCTTGGCAaggtccctccccctgccctccaaTGTGACTCGGCCTCGAATTGACCTGGTCGTGTTTGTGGTGAACCTTCACAACAAGTACAG CCTCCAGAATGTGCAGGAGTCCCTGTGTCACGTGGACGCCAACTTCTTCCTGGGGAAGGTGTGCTTCCTGGCCACTGGTG CCAGCCAGGAGAGCCAGTGCAGCATCCACCACAACACTGTCCTGAAGCTGGCCCATGCCTACCGAAGCCCCCTGTTCTTCTGTGACCTGACG ACGAAAGACTTCCAGTTCAGCGTGGCACAGCGCTTGGTTCGGATGCTGCAGGTCTGCGCTGGCCACATTCCTGGCGTCTCATCCCTGAACCTGCTGTCGCTGATGAAGACCTCCGAgatcccctccctggaggacctaTGA